The following are encoded in a window of Rosa chinensis cultivar Old Blush chromosome 4, RchiOBHm-V2, whole genome shotgun sequence genomic DNA:
- the LOC112196935 gene encoding VIN3-like protein 2 codes for MASDSSTQGLAQDLSNCSNLSIDKKRKLVHEISKWSQGASEVLQAWSRQEILQILCVEMGKERKYTGLTKVKIIEHLLKVVAENKSGGGDVVAGVKPQSSSASGQRITKRQRKTENPSRLSVPENNSPINSSGCELANTIFCKNSACRASLNREDAFCKRCSCCICYQYDDNKDPSLWLVCSSDPPFQGKSCGMSCHLDCAFKHESSGIGKEGQCMGLDGSFYCVSCGKVNDLLGSWRKQLVIAKDTRRVDILCYRVSLSHKFLKGTVKYQKLHEIVDEAVKKLEAEVGLLTGLPNKMGRGIVNRLSSGPEVQRLCAFAVDSLDSSVSNATFHPLPKPEIQDLDLIDPDMIRFEDIHATSLNVILGSVDPTPESLVGYRLWHRKAQDMSYPAEPTCTLLPPKTKFIVTGLIPATEYCFKVTSFDGSRHLGMCEVQISTSTAGDEVANCSVTERSQSPATNYSGLSNPSSVEDETNNITPYSDQADNRADTYRNQCEDTEKSTSANLSNGAITCNSIGRGPTEANTVSLLDEEHAASISNFDILKPECKQSPECQIIEDISTGNGSNSPVRTGMECVPFVNSSEACLPITPCKLETLKDGLGRNARSNSSCKDLKNGAGKGEEPQDGSTSKKRSGERQDEKCVANGVSDRDFEYYVKVIRWLECEGHIEQNFRQKFLTWYSLRATPQEVRIVKVFVDTFIEDPASLAGQLIDTFAESISSKKSSVVPSGFCMKLWH; via the exons ATGGCCTCGGATTCTTCTACTCAAG GACTTGCACAGGATCTGTCAAATTGCAGTAACTTGAGTATAgacaaaaagagaaaacttgTTCATGAAATATCAAAATGGTCACAGGGTGCTTCTGAAGTGCTACAGGCATGGAGTCGTCAGGAGATTTTACAAATTCTATGTGTAGAGATGGGGAAAGAAAGGAAATATACTGGCTTGACAAAAGTGAAAATAATAGAGCACCTTCTGAAAGTTGTGGCTGAAAACAAATCAGGAGGAGGTGATGTTGTAGCTGGCGTTAAACCACAGTCATCCTCTGCATCTGGCCAAAGAATTACCAAAAGGCAGAGGAAAACTGAGAATCCATCTCGACTATCTGTTCCAGAAAACAATTCTCCCATCAATAGTAGTGGTTGCGAATTAGCGAATACTATATTCTGCAAAAACTCAGCTTGCAGAGCTTCCTTAAATCGAGAAGATGCATTTTGCAAGAGGTGTTCGTGTTGCATATGTTATCAGTATGATGATAACAAGGATCCTAGCCTATGGTTGGTTTGCAGCTCGGATCCTCCATTCCAGGGTAAATCATGTGGCATGTCGTGCCACCTTGATTGTGCTTTTAAACATGAAAGTTCTGGTATTGGAAAAGAGGGACAATGCATGGGACTTGATGGAAGCTTTTATTGTGTGTCTTGTGGTAAAGTGAATGATTTGCTCGG ATCCTGGCGAAAACAACTAGTGATAGCAAAGGATACCAGACGGGTGGACATACTGTGCTATCGTGTGTCCTTGAGTCATAAGTTTCTCAAAGGAACTGTGAAGTATCAAAAGCTTCACGAGATTGTAGATGAAGCTGTGAAGAAGCTTGAAGCTGAAGTGGGTCTGTTAACTGGCTTACCCAATAAGATGGGTCGTGGTATTGTTAATAGGCTTTCTTCTGGACCAGAGGTTCAGAGACTTTGTGCATTTGCTGTGGACTCCCTTGATTCATCAGTTTCCAATGCAACGTTCCATCCATTGCCCAAGCCTGAAATACAAG atttaGATTTGATTGATCCAGATATGATCAGATTTGAGGACATCCATGCTACATCCCTCAACGTGATTTTGGGTTCTGTAGATCCTACCCCCGAAAGCTTGGTTGGTTACAGGTTATGGCATCGTAAGGCTCAAGATATGAGTTATCCAGCAGAGCCAACATGCACATTGTTACCACCAAAGACAAAGTTTATTGTCACAGGACTAATTCCAGCTACAGAATACTGCTTTAAAGTCACTTCATTTGATGGTTCAAGACATCTGGGCATGTGTGAAGTTCAGATCTCCACAAGTACTGCTGGGGATGAAGTTGCAAATTGTTCAGTCACAGAGCGAAGTCAAAGCCCAGCTACCAACTATAGTGGCCTTTCTAATCCATCTTCAGTGGAAGATGAAACTAATAACATTACTCCCTATAGTGATCAAGCTGATAACCGAGCAGACACTTACCGTAATCAATGCGAGGACACTGAAAAGTCTACTTCTGCTAATTTGTCAAATGGTGCTATCACCTGCAATAGCATCGGCAGAGGACCTACAGAAGCCAATACAGTTTCTTTGCTGGATGAGGAACATGCGGCCTCCATATCCAATTTCGACATCCTAAAACCTGAGTGCAAGCAATCACCCGAATGTCAAATTATTGAAGACATCAGTACTGGTAATGGGTCCAATTCCCCTGTTCGAACTGGAATGGAATGTGTGCCCTTTGTTAATAGCTCAGAAGCTTGCTTGCCCATCACTCCATGCAAATTGGAAACACTTAAAGATGGGTTAGGAAGGAACGCAAGATCCAATTCCAGCTGCAAGGATTTGAAAAATGGGGCTGGGAAAGGGGAGGAACCCCAAGATGGCAGTACGTCAAAGAAGAGAAGTGGGGAAAGGCAAGACGAGAAGTGTGTGGCAAATGGTGTTTCGGATAGGGATTTCGAGTACTATGTGAAGGTTATCAGATGGTTAGAATGTGAGGGACATATCGAGCAGAACTTTAGACAAAAATTTCTGACTTGGTATAGCTTGAGAGCAACCCCACAGGAGGTAAGGATTGTGAAGGTGTTTGTGGATACCTTTATTGAAGATCCAGCATCTCTTGCCGGGCAACTTATAGACACCTTTGCAGAAAGCATTTCAAGCAAGAAGTCATCTGTTGTGCCAAGTGGGTTCTGCATGAAACTTTGGCATTGA
- the LOC112200118 gene encoding uncharacterized protein LOC112200118, with product MLQDVPSRNSIYERVDSSLHKIRDTSEAVQTFAAEYLKTPLGEPMKGRKNKTSTGLWVEKSYKKTTNLPEPFSHELVARLENLNVSPSYFYSTYNLDLCSVPN from the exons ATGCTTCAAGATGTTCCATCG AGGAACTCAATATATGAGCGTGTAGATTCTTCACTCCACAAAATTCGTGATACGTCGGAG GCTGTACAAACTTTTGCTGCTGAGTATCTAAAAACTCCGCTTGGCGAGCCAATGAAGGGCAGGAAGAACAAAACCTCCACTGGGCTATGGGTGGAGAAGTCTTACAAGAAAACCACTAACTTGCCTGAACCTTTCTCACATGAATTAGTTGCTAGATTGGAGAACTTAAATGTAAGTCCTTCCTACTTTTACAGTACATATAACTTAGACTTATGCAGTGTCCCGAACTGA